The Mangifera indica cultivar Alphonso chromosome 8, CATAS_Mindica_2.1, whole genome shotgun sequence genome has a window encoding:
- the LOC123224089 gene encoding lanC-like protein GCL2, which yields MSDRFFPNVMPDFAEETTEQKNETTGDSLLGLLSMSYPSLSQRFKRAALDLKETIVIETWGLTGQHVRDFSLYSGALGTAFLLFKAYHVDKNQNDLGLCLEIVKACDSSSSASRDVTFICGRAGVCALGAVAAKYAGNEQLLNYYLTQFRGIKLSRNVPNELLYGRVGYLWSCLFLNKHIGDGTVPSTTTRAIIDEIFKDGRKLAKRGGPPLMYEWYGTRYWGAAHGLAGIMHVLMDFVLKPDEAEEVKATLKYVIKNRFLSGNYPVSEEDREMDVLVHWCHGAPGVGLTLVKAAKVFEDKEFLEAAEDAAEVVWKRGLLKRVGICHGISGNAYMFLSLYHLTGNLEFLYRAKAFACFLLDGAHQLIAKREMHGGDNPHSLFEGLGGMAYLFLDMLEPPEARFPAYEL from the exons ATGTCTGATCGATTCTTTCCAAATGTAATGCCAGATTTTGCTGAAGAAACAACTGAGCAAAAAAATGAGACAACTGGGGATTCTCTCTTGGGGCTTCTTTCAATGTCATACCCTTCTCTTTCTCAAAGATTCAAACGAGCTGCTCTTGACCTCAAAGAAACG ATTGTGATAGAGACGTGGGGTTTAACCGGACAACACGTTCGTGACTTTAGTCTTTATAGCGGTGCTCTTGGTACGGCTTTCTTGCTTTTCAAAGCCTATCATGTTGATAAAAATCAGAATGATCTTGGTCTTTGCTTAGAGATTGTTAAAGCTTGTGACTCCTCTTCTTCAGCTTCTCG GGATGTGACTTTTATTTGTGGGCGTGCTGGTGTTTGTGCCCTCGGTGCTGTGGCAGCTAAATATGCTGGCAACGAGCAGTTGCTCAACTATTATTTGACTCAATTCAGAGGG ATTAAGCTGTCCCGGAATGTCCCTAATGAGTTATTGTATGGAAGAGTCGGATACTTATGGTCTTGTTTGTTCTTGAACAAACATATCGGTGATGGGACTGTTCCTTCTACAACCACT CGTGCCATTATAGATGAGATTTTTAAGGATGGAAGAAAATTGGCCAAAAGAGGAGGACCCCCATTAATGTACGAATGGTATGGAACAAGGTATTGGGGTGCTGCACATGGTTTAGCTGGTATCATGCATGTTTTAATGGACTTTGTATTGAAGCCAGATGAGGCTGAGGAAGTCAAGGCCACacttaaatatgtaattaagaACCGTTTTCTCAGTGGGAACTACCCTGTGAGTGAAGAAGACAGGGAGATGGATGTTCTTGTGCACTGGTGTCATGGTGCTCCTGGTGTTGGCCTCACACTTGTGAAGGCAGCAAAG GTTTTTGAGGATAAAGAATTTCTTGAAGCAGCTGAGGATGCAGCGGAGGTGGTGTGGAAGCGTGGCCTGCTAAAGAGAGTTGGGATATGCCATGGAATTAGTGGGAATGCATATATGTTTCTGTCACTCTATCACCTGACAGGAAACTTGGAGTTCTTATATAGAGCTAAAGCATTTGCTTGCTTTCTTCTTGATGGAGCTCACCAACTTATAGCAAAAAGAGAGATGCATGGAGGTGATAACCCTCACTCCCTATTTGAAGGGCTTGGAGGTATGGCCTATCTTTTTCTGGACATGTTAGAACCTCCTGAGGCTCGGTTCCCAGCTTATGAACTCTGA
- the LOC123222669 gene encoding clathrin light chain 1, giving the protein MEMESYDTLNSDGQPHTSLDFHDDVDGNILSSQSYDSPPAAASSDSVSHFDTTHEADFFESANGNHPFESTGVNDPFESAHVTANDSGVDAAGHHDHDNIFVSDEPILPPPEMMAEEGFALREWRRQNAIHLEEKEKREKEMRNQIIEEAEEYKRAFYEKRKLNMETNKTRNREREKLYLSNQEKFHKEADQHYWKAIAELIPNEVPNIEKKRGRKDPDKKPSIVVIQGPKPGKPTDLTRMRQSFMKLKHKPPSHMMPPPPKTAKDGKGAKDGKDAKNAKDEKDAKNEKNSTRTDQARNVPASSPTKDAAAAGKTPRSPAKEASPDN; this is encoded by the exons ATGGAAATGGAGTCATATGACACACTAAACAGTGATGGCCAACCACACACATCATTGGATTTCCATGACGACGTCGACGGCAACATCCTCTCCTCTCAATCCTACGACTCTCCTCCTGCTGCTGCTTCTTCCGACAGCGTGTCACACTTTGATACCACACATGAGGCTGATTTTTTCGAGTCGGCTAATGGTAACCATCCATTTGAATCCACCGGTGTGAATGATCCGTTTGAGTCCGCCCATGTCACTGCCAATGACAGTGGTGTTGATGCGGCTGGTCATCATGATCATGATAATATTTTCGTTTCTGATGAGCCCATTTTGCCTCCCCCCGAGATGATGGCCGAGGAAGGCTTCGCTCTCCGCGAGTGGCGCCG TCAAAATGCCATTCATCTTGAGgaaaaggagaaaagagagaaagagatgcGGAACCAAATTATTGAAGAGGCTGAAGAGTATAAACGAGCTTTCTATGAGAAAAGGAAGCTCAACATGGAAACTAACAAGACTCGtaatagagaaagagagaag CTCTACTTGTCGAACCAAGAAAAGTTTCACAAAGAAGCTGACCAACATTACTGGAAAGCAATAGCGGAGCTCATCCCTAACGAGGTTCCTAATATTGAGAAGAAAAGAGGGAGGAAAGATCCTGACAAGAAGCCTTCAATCGTGGTCATTCAGGGTCCAAAACCTGGGAAACCGACTGACCTTACTAGGATGAGGCAATCGTTTATGAAGCTGAAACATAAACCACCATCTCATATGATGCCTCCCCCGCCAAAAACTGCCAAAGATGGCAAGGGTGCAAAGGACGGAAAAGATGCAAAAAATGCTAAGGATGAAAAGGATGCTAAGAACGAGAAAAATAGTACACGAACTGATCAAGCTAGGAATGTGCCTGCTTCATCACCCACTAAAGATGCAGCTGCAGCAGGAAAAACACCCAGATCACCTGCTAAAGAAGCTTCCCCTGACAACTAA
- the LOC123222670 gene encoding expansin-B3-like, whose protein sequence is MQFRRSFRQVMKLFLLLAFKSLVVSASIKHLVTDPHWKPATATWYGDPEGDGSDGGACGYGSLVDVKPLRARVGSVSPILFKKGEGCGACYKVKCLDKSICSRRAVTIIVTDECPGGYCSNGHTHFDLSGAAFGRMAIAGEGPQLRNRGELSVIYRRTPCKYPGKNIAFHVNEGSTDYWLSILVEFEDGDGDVGSMHIREASSSQWLQMNHVWGATWCIIGGPLKGPFSVKIATLSTGRALSARDVIPRNWSPKATYTSRLNFNF, encoded by the exons ATGCAGTTCCGCCGCAGTTTCAGGCAAGTCATGAAGTTGTTCCTTCTGTTGGCGTTCAAATCTCTGGTGGTGTCCGCCAGCATTAAACACCTTGTCACAGACCCACATTGGAAACCCGCTACCGCCACCTGGTACGGTGACCCCGAAGGCGACGGTAGTGACG GAGGGGCATGTGGGTATGGTTCATTGGTGGACGTAAAGCCGCTGAGGGCCAGAGTGGGTTCGGTGAGTCCAATTCTTTTCAAGAAAGGAGAGGGGTGTGGGGCATGTTACAAAGTGAAGTGCTTGGACAAAAGCATTTGCTCAAGAAGGGCAGTCACCATAATTGTAACCGACGAGTGCCCGGGTGGATACTGCTCCAATGGCCACACCCACTTTGATCTCAGCGGTGCAGCCTTTGGTCGCATGGCCATAGCTGGTGAGGGTCCCCAGCTCCGAAACCGAGGAGAGCTCTCAGTCATCTACAGGCG GACGCCGTGTAAATATCCTGGAAAGAACATAGCCTTTCATGTGAATGAAGGTTCGACTGATTACTGGCTGTCCATTCTGGTGGAATTTGaagatggagatggagatgTGGGATCAATGCATATAAGAGAA GCAAGTTCCAGCCAGTGGTTGCAGATGAATCATGTATGGGGAGCAACCTGGTGTATTATTGGGGGACCCTTGAAGGGACCATTCTCAGTGAAGATAGCAACACTTTCAACAGGAAGAGCTCTCTCTGCAAGGGATGTAATTCCAAGGAACTGGTCTCCAAAAGCAACTTACACATCTCGCCTCAATTTCAACTTCTAA